TCGGAAAAGAGCTGTTGGAGGAAGGAACTAATGCACATCACTTGGGACACATGGCCTTGAGGTGTATCCAGTTCAGCCCTAATTGTATACTGTCTTACGTTGAAACCCTGAGGTTAGAGCAGGTGCTATGGTTTTCTTCTCTTGCATCACACGGACATGCCTTTCATGAGAACTGTCAGGGTCGGCACATGCCAGAGGGGAGGCAGTAATATTTAACATTCTAGAGAGTAGGAGCTGAGGTGGCAGGGTGATTGAAATAGAAACAAGTTACTGTTTTTGAGTATAGggataagcttttattttttctttagtaccTGTGTCAGTTATCTAATGctgtataataaattataaatttagtGGCTTATTTGCActtatttcattgtttctgtGAGTCAGGGAGTTCAGGCCTGGCTTAGCCGGATTCTCTGCATCAGGGTCTCACTAGGCTGCAATCCAGGTattggccagggctgcagtctcATCCGAGGCTCAACAAGGGGAAGAATCTGTTCCAGTGCTCACTCAGTTTGTTGGCATAGTCCTTGTCCTTGTAGGACTGGCCTGAAGCTGCCTGCAGCAGCTAGAGGCCTCCTGTGGGTCCAGGTCATGGGGATTTCTGCTTCACACTAGCTTGCTTCCGTACTGccaacaaaggagaaagagactCAAGAGCAGAATCTGCCAGCAAGATAGAGTCTTGTGAATAACGTAATCACATTGCATCCTTGTGCCATGTGTTACTGGTTAGAAGCAAGTCCCAAGGCCCACCCACACTCAAGGAGAAGGAATTATAGAAGGATGTGAACACTGGGAGGCAGGAGCCACAGGTACCACCTTAAATCTATCTGCCAAAGTaccattttctaatattttatattttacagctattttgtatgttttttaaacaaacagtTCACAGAgctcaaactttttaaaataaaaagtttgaccaaaaaaataaatatgtaataaaataaaataaagcctaaGAGAACTTTTAGTTTACTAAATTTTTATTGGCTTAAGAAGAAAGTTCCTGGCCTCAGAGAGGAGGGTGATATGGTCATCCCAGACATTATCTAAAACGTTCTAATACTTCAGAGGCCACAGCCTCAAACTAAAATGCAGCACCCTCAGTACATCTTGTTTTCTCTCAATAACTGCATATGGTCCTATCACTATTGGAGTCATTGAGTCCTTTTAGCTTTTAGTACCTCCTGGGGTAATAATATTTTATGGGTTTCATAAGGaagtattttctgtttatctaaaCATACTCTTTCAAGTTTCCATGGTCCTGATATGCAAGCATCTGATTACAAAGTACAGGTTTgccatatctattttttttatactttaaaaaagtgagCTTAAGCCTTTTTTTGtcaaaaatgattataaaaagtagtataaagtataatttttaaatgattataacaagtatacatattcattgtaaaaattcaaacaaagcaGAAAAGTATGAATAAGAAAAGCTTAAATCCCCCTCTCATAGGTGAATTTTCTATACACATACCTATGGTGATGGTGTaggtgtatttgtgtgtgtgtgtgtgtataattctgCACAAATGGGATCAGACAATACTTGGTGTGACCTGCTGTTTCTCAGCTGAACAGCATGTGTGAACAGTGTGCTGTAGAGAGTTTGCAGTGGCAGTGAAGACCACTGCATCATCGCTTAGCGCATGCTTAGTAGTCTGCTGCTATGTGATGACATTTTTCCCTGGTAACTTTCTTGTTCTCAAGTGAAAGGGAACTTATacatgtttctttcttcatttgacAGCTTCCTTTTACCTTTGATAATTGTGGTTGCTATTCCTTCTCCCTCTAAAATCACATTTctggaaaaatgaaatgtttgtcCTCCTTGAAACTGTGATAACTGTGGGAAGTACTGTGTACTTCCCTGACTTGTCTCATTTGCTTTGGGTTCACAGATTGTTTTGGTGTTCTGTGTTTTGCAGTAGATAGGGAGAGGCCCAGAAAGTCTGACTTAGGAGTTTTGAGGTCAGCATGAGACCAGGATTCATCAACTGTTGTAGTTCTTCTGTCTGCTGAGTCCTCAGGTCACACTTGGGGGTACATTGGCAGCCCAGACAGCAGGAAAGGAGAGATAAAAGGGTTCTAGAAgtcaaaaagcaacaaaaacaaggactggagagagaaaacaaaaaggagcATGTTGAAGACACTTCTTCCCCCTCCTGGGGATTCTCAAGGTCTGAGATCAGCCTCTGCCCACTCTGTTCTCTGCCACAGGGGCCTGGGCCTGGTGCAGTAACTCTGGAAGACTCACCTGGAGAACACTTTCACCTTGATGTCGCAGGCCAACCCCATAATAACAAACTATTCCTGTACTTCTATGGTATCAATAAactgtttctgttcttttatgGTGTCAAATGTTTGAAATAGGTGGATCATGAGGTAGGACTGGAAGCCTCTGTTATACTAAAAATGTGTTAATTGTAATTGTTACTTTTAAAAGACCTTTCGGTGCATCTCAGAAAAATGCTGTGGCATCCTGCCACATACCAGAAGTAAATTCACTTTAACATTGGCTAAATCATGTTCCAACCTAAGCCAGTATGCTCTGGAAAAGCTGTTGTGTTAGTTCAGATGGAAAGGAAGGGATGGGTTTGTGTGTGCGGCTTTACAAAACACTGTGTGTGGGGGGGTCTACCCTCTGATCTGCATTCTGGCGTCTGTtgtccacctcctcccctgggtTCTTCACTCCCTTTCtacctccctcctgctccctcctccctttcctctccctccctcatctccttcctttttctccccctgctTCATCCTTACTCAGAGAGCAGGTCTGGCTTGGTTAGTTAATCTCTGTCCAGTGTGGAGTCCTTAAAAGGCAGCTTTGGGTTCAGGCACTGGTCCAGTCCATTTGGAGCCAGGGGAACATTTGTTATGCTGGAAATACATATTTGCTTTTCTCAGAGGGAGCAATAGGGGGCAGTATAATTGCCAGATGCTTTTAACACCTGAGGCCTATCTAGTTACCTAAGTGAAACATTTTGACacacttcctttattttctttttttagtaaatactcttaaatatttaaatactcttAAAACTGTAACACTGTGTAATTTGAAgatgttttatgaaaaaaatagtcATATAGTGAAATAAAGCCTGCCTTTATTACTTCTGGAATCAtgtagaaaaatggaaggaaggaagtttaTGCTAATAAGGAGAAtttctaaattcattttgttGCTTTCTATCTACATTGTTATGCATGTTTCAGGTAGCTTTGCATgggttttatttctgaaaaattcccaaatttgTTTCTCTGCTTCAATCAAAAGGAAGAATTACCAAGATCTTCATCACACATCTTCATGGAGACCATTTCTTTGGCCTTCCTGGGCTCCTGTGCACAATCAGCCTGCAGAGTGGCTCTGTGGTTACCAAACAGCCTATTGAAATCTATGGCCCCGCGGGGCTTCGGGAATTTATCTGGAGAACCATGGAACTCTCTCACACGGAGTTGGTCTTCCCTTATGTGGTCCACGAGCTGGTGCCTACAGCGGATCAGTGTCCTCCAGAAGAACTAAAAGAATTTGTGTTCGTGAATAGAGCAGACAGCCCTCCCAAAGAGGGACAAGGAAGAACTATCTTATTAGACTCAGAAGAAAACTCATACCATCTGGTTGATGATGAACAGTTTGTTGTAAAAGCATTTCGCCTGTTTCATCGAATACCCTCCTTTGGATTTTCAGTCGTGGAGAAGAAACGCCCAGGTAAACTCAATGCACAGAAGCTGAAAGACCTCGGTAAGtggtttattttcctttctcatcgAGTCGAGTTGCTGTTAACTGAAGCAGTTAAAAGTGTCATAGCAATTAaccttcctttcctgtctccaaGTCCTAAAACTGACATTTTCTCCACTTACTTCCTTTGCCCAAAGTTTGTATATTGAGGGAAACGTTTGAAGCCAAAAGATGCTCTTCAGAGCTAAAACCGAGAATATAtttgaattcttctcttttcacTCCGTGGATGCACATCCATGGCCTGTCTTGTTCTCAGCATATGCTGTCTTGGTTAGCAGGGTGGTGGTAGTGGTTGTAGGTCtaggcttttatttattcatgtcaTATTTTTGAAATACGTTTTCAGTGACATCTTTGGCCTGAGACTTCTCACCATAGTTCTTAACCTTGTAACTGCATCCAACTACTTTCAGGGTTTTCCTTCCCTGTTGACTGCCTCAGTCAACCTTGATTAAATCAATTTGGTGTTTAGAACACTGCCTCAGCCAGTTTTACATACCTGGGTTCATCACACTTGGAAGCGAGCATATAAGGATTGGCTTGGAGCCCATCTGAACCTTAAATCTCTTCCATGCTTGGCCATCATGTGTGAGGGATCTTCAGCAcctttctcaaagcagtgtcCAGTTATGTCATTCCTCTAGCAGTACCACCTTCCTTGTCATGGCTACTGCAGAGACTGTGAAAAAcatggtggtgtttttttttatttttctttatttctgcaatctcttctttcttccccaacTAAAACTAAATGAGGTAAAGTGTCTTAGGTCAAAGGTATTTTTTATTACCTAAAAACCTGTAGATACTATTAAACTGAGAAACTCTAAACATGATCTGTGTTAGAATTAGTGAACACATCTTATTTGTTTGTAGGTATTGTCCAGAGTGATGGTCAGATGTTACTCTAGATTAATATGAGATTTAAGCCCAGTTTGGTGAACACGGAACTACCACTCTCCTCAAAGATTGATTATGTACAGTTGCCTGAAATTCTCCTTGATCTTGTGATCTAAACAATCCCTTCtaacaatttttttattgtgtttgtcGATACCCTATCATTTAAATGGGCTCTTTAATTTTTACCCACAGATGAGCTTATTAAACACAGCACTCTCAAAAATTGTTATTCCCATGCACAACAGAGAATTAAGACTGTTATCTTGACTGTAATAAGGTTTTAGTGGGACTAAAGAGCTTAAAACTCATCTGACATGTGTGCCTGGGAAATGTTTTAAGTACTAGGACATTGCTGATATCAATAGCCAAcgctgaacttttaaaaatgtataaatattccaGTTTTCCACAAGTAATAAAGTATTTATAACAATTAGGAAAAGAATTGGATGCCTTTCCCGTTTGCTATTTGCTGTGCTGTTGAAACAGACTCTTAACAAGTCATAAATTCCATTCCCATGATGTGATGTTATCTGCCTCCATCATTAGGTGTTCCGCCAGGTCCTGCCTATGGGAAGCTGAAAAATGGAATATCTGTAGTTCTGGAAAATGGAGTTACAATTTCTCCCCAGGATGTCTTAAAAAAGCCTATTGTTGGaagaaaaatctgcattttggGTGACTGTTCTGGAGTTGTGGATGATGGAGGAGTGAAGCTGTGCTTTGAAGCAGACCTGTTGATCCATGAAGCGACCCTGGATGACACTCAGATGGACAAAGCAAAGGAGCATGGCCACAGCACACCACAGATGGCAGCAGCATTTGCGAAGTTGTGCCAAGCAAAGAGGCTGGTTCTGACTCACTTCAGTCAGAGGTACAAACCAGTTGCCTTGgccagagaaggagaaacagatggGATTATAGAACTTAAAAAGCAAGCTGAATCAGTCTTAGATCTCCAAGAAGTGACTTTAGCAGAAGATTTTATGGTGATTGGCATTCCGATCAAGAAATGAAACCAGTGTTCCTTCTGAATGCATTCTGACatgtctgtgaatatgttactgaACCAGCAGttaagtttgttgttgttgttgttttggtctAAAATTATTTGGGTCCTAATAATCCTAAAAAAGATGGAGCTGCATTGCTGAACTAACTCAGCATTGAGAGGGAGCAAGCTTTTTGAtaataaatcactttaaaaagaaaaaaccagcaTCCTTCTTAAAGTCCACATTTGACAAAATGATAGACTATTTAAGTATACATCTTGTTTTGTGGCTGCTGCCTCAGATATTAGCCAATACACCATCCTGGGCTTAGCTTCTGCCCAGCTTTATTGCTATTGTTGGCAAAGTACACAGGGCTTGGCCTTCCTGGCTAAAAATGGTATTTTGGCAGTTTGTGTTGAATCTGTTCATGTTATTAACAGAATAGAGGGAAATATAACGAGACATTGGATATGCAGGATTGAAGCTGGCATGTTAACTCTTGAATTCTTTGCTGGAATACTGAATGCAGGGTCGAGCTAGGTGTTTATCTTTcgattaatattttattgaacttTCCAGTTTGCTCTAAACCCATGGTCCTCAGTTGGAGGTGATACTACTACCTTAGATGGAATTCAAAATGGCATGTTTCTTGTCCAAACTAGGAGGGGGGTTTTACTGATATTTAGTCAGTAAGGGCCAGAATACTAGATCTTACAAAGTTTTGATCAGTCCTAAACAATGAAGAATTATCTCATCCCAAAATGCATGTTCAGGGCTGTTGAGATACACAGCAACTTAAAACTTATACTCCcaatgtgaatatactttataaaaattagtgACATCTACTAAGTATGTCAAATTCTACAGCAAATCCTGAAGAGCTAGATAAGTGAATATGTTGGAATTGGAATGTCATCTCAGATATTATTTGTCAGAAATGAGCCATGAGCTTATGATTCTGGAGATTAAAAAATGATATCTATTCAACTTGAGTTTAATTTATGTGTTCCTATTAATAATTCTTTGAGcacaattttaataaatattctttctaGAATAGCTTTTCCCTATGAATTGCCTTCCACCTCCCTTCTGTCTGCCATGGGGTATCTCTGATTCATCTGcccacaattatttctcagaatgtGTTACATGGAAAGGTAGTCTTAAGTGCGGATTCATTCAAAAGGATTCCCTAATCCAGTCAGTTTGGGAACCCCTGTGTGCCGTGTGCCCCTCTGGCAGTGTTCTAGTGCCCATCGGTACGTTGAAAACGGTACTGCTTCAGTGATCACAAACCAGTGTTCGGTGCCAGAATGACCTGATTTCAGAGTCTCATTCTGTACCTCATGGAGGTCCCTGTGTGCCTTGGAGCAGAATACTtaactctctgagcttcagcttgcTCAgctctaaaaatgagaaaaataataagacCTACCTCCGGGAttgctgtgaaaaataaaacagtatacaAAAGGAGCATAGGACATTGCTTAAAGGCATTCAGTCCTGAAGTACAGAGGCCTGTCAATTCTACTGAACCCCTTTCTAAGCCATATTTCACCATATACTGTCCATTAACATCCCAAGAACCTAGAGAGTTCATAGTATACTTACTCAGAAATATGGTCACCATGTATACTATTAAATTCCTTTGGGTCCTGAGGCTTTTCTAGTTAAAAAAGAATTGCCCTGTGGATGGCCGTAGAGTCCGTTGAGTAGTGATAATCAGGAGGGATCTAGTTACCCAAGGTCTCCATCATTCTGAAGCAGGCTCCCGAGTGGTCTGATTGTGCCGCTCTCTAGGCTCTCTGCTCTGCCAAAGTACCAAAGTTTGACCGGACCTAAGGGGTATCTTGATTTCTGAACTCAATTCAGACAGCGTTTATTAGATTCCTACTGTGTGCCCAAACCTGTGCACGTGGGGATGGCTAGTGCTCATACCTCTGCTGCGTGGAGCTCTTCAGGGTAAAGACTGCATTAAGTCACCTCTGCATTCTTGGAAATACCCACCCATAgtaaacactcaggaaatgtttattaaatgaaatgaGGCCTTGATGTATGAATGCACAAAATATAAGACCCACCTGTGCTTCATCCATTTCATTACTGTATTTGTCCCAAAAATGTAACTGCCCAATGGGTGGTGCCCCATTTACTGTGCCAGGCTTTTTTGTGTCGGGAGTACAGAGATGAATATGAGGCAAAATTTCAGGCTCACTGTCTTAAGTGGAAGACACTGATAGCTAAACAAAAGTAAATACACAGTTCCTTCAGATGGTTCTGATCTTGTAGCCTGTTACAGTTTCACTGTTTCTGAGCATTATTTGGTAGCTAACTTGAGCTGTGCCCTCCGAGTAGGTGCTATTAATATTCGTGGGCTAAGCCCTCAGAGAACATGGGAATGTGGAACGAACTGATACGTTGGATCAAGTGTAGGGTATCAGTTCATTGTGAGAATTCTTTCTTGGACTCTCTTCTGGCCTGGAATTTGCTTTGATGGTAGGACACATTCTAAGAATTTGTGGAGCTAGAATTAAGAGTGAGTCTTAAATTGGACTTTCAGAACCTACAATCTGCCCATGGAGGTATGACCCTAGAGGGGACTAGAGTATGTGTTATGCCCCAAACTTAGTTGATCGCTGAATCCTCTTTTGCCAGGGGACCTCTTGGAAAACTGAGAAATGCTGCTCCTTAATACTTACGAaaactattatatttatattttttacttgcACAATTTATTGAGGTAATAAATTTTATAGCTATAcctaatattttctttgtcttaaacCGACTTTCTATTGTCAGGAATTGATAGGTTCctgcttattttaaataaaaaatgtgcaCTTTCTATTTCTCAAGAGGTGTTTAGACTTGCCCAGACAGACCCCAAATCAGCTCTGTGTTCAAACATTCATGCCTCATTAATAcacttttaataaacttttagtCATTAAAGCAGCATATGCTTAGTAGTtaatgttgtttttttgttttttttttaagattcaagaAAAGAAGATGATGACTCAAAATTTCACCATCCAGAGTGCTAGTACTTCTGGTCCAATGGTCCTGAAACTGAGATGTGAGTCAGTGTTACCCAGGGTAGTACATAGGTGAACAAGACTGCATAGGTAGACAGAGATCCCTGGGCTCTGACTCCAAATGTTCtaattcaggaggtctggggtggaacccaagaatctacatttttaataagattcccccaggtgattctgaagtaTATGGGTAGTAGGataaaaaaactgtatttatgCACTTAGAAAAATTGAGGTGTATATGAACatgtatatttaaacatataatatatttataagtatGTTATATTACACACATGCCCACATGTGTATTTTTACATGTAGGTTGACctcaactttttttcatttaacattatgaGCATTTCCCTACAACATGAACTGTTCTTTGAAAGCATGAATTTAATGATTTTGTATTATTCCATACTATAGATGTAATGTCACTTAACTGTTTTTCTACTTTTGGAGCCTtgagattgttttccattatcaTAAATAATACTGTCATGAATACTCTTGGGAACAAACCTTTGTATCTCTGAGTATTTCCTTAGGATTAATTTCTCTGGAGGCTAAAACatctgacttatttttttcagacTCTGGGTAAGAGTCTCCCACTTGTTTCCTAGCTCACTCTGCAGCAGCGTAAGAGATGCCTGTTCCATTACTCCATTGGTAGATGATACTGAATATCATCAGTTAGTGACCTTTCTAACACTCCTCTTCCAAGACATTTGTCTTATAATTTTTGCCTTCTagtgaaaataactttattatgtCTTTCAACCAGCACATTTAGTTCAATTGTGATGTCCTTGAATGCTCTAATGCCATCTTAAAAATTTGGCAGTTTTTACTTGTGGGGGTAAAATCTTTATTGTTTCAAATACGTTCATGACAGATGTACAGTGAAGGTACTTTTGTCTTTACAGAAGTATAAATTTATAGTGAAATGTATATTAATTCTGTCCTTACTGATTGGTGGATTTTTTAGGTAATGAatgagtcagttttttttttttttttaatgggaagaataaaaaggaaatactagTAATGTTTGCTCTTTGGCAGGATAAGAATAGAGATAAGGGGGTTGCAGTGGGGACATGGGGTaagatttagaaattattttcttccatagTAGGAAGTAGGCAGtgtttaaaactaaaaactaaatagTACTTTAAGcatattatgtttttttaaaaggtggaggAGGCTGTAAATATCAGATGAATAGTTAAGAGTAGAGGAAGGGTGGAAGGTACAAGGGGTATGGTGTGGGGAGGGACAGCCAGAGGATGACTATTTTGTATAAGCCTAATAGTGCTAGGACTATTTGGTATTTTGAACtatttatgtgtgtatgcattcatttactttaaaaattacactgaaaCACTTATGCATAGACAAGACGCTGCTCCGAATAATCATGTCAGTTGCTGGTCTCCATATGGGTGCTCCAGGCAGTTGACAGTTCCTTTCAAGGCTTTTTAACATTCCAGTCCATTCCCCACACTGCAAAGAGATTTTgttcaaaatgcaaatctgagCCTAGCATCCAGATTTTAATGGCCCTCCCTTACCCTCCCTTTCCAAGCTAATCTTACTCCACAGTGCCACGCATTTTTGCAGCCCCAGCCACATAGGCCTTTTAGTCCTTTGTCAGAGGTTTCTGTTGTTGCACAGTCTTGGCAGAAACTGCTCCCAGGGCCTGGACCAtgctccctcagcctggaattctttctcctctccctaaGTTAACCCTTACTGGGCCTTCTGCTCACAGCTCTGCAGTCACATCCTCACGGAAGCCTCCCCAGACTTCCCCACAAGGTAGCATGTTACTCTCATGGCAACTGCACCCCACTTTCCCATTGCTTGTCACTTCATATTTTCAGTTTGCTCATGTGAATATTTGATTGATGTTTCTGTTTCCCGCTAGCACTGTAAGCTTCACAAGAGCAGAActgattttgtttccctttgtgctctaGCTCCTAGCTCAGTGCCTGAAACGTattaggcactcagtaaatggtggTGACTTGTTCAATTTCCCTTGCCATCCTGTTATTCTACAAGATGCAATGCCTTGTTCTCCTAGGGATTTTTCCTGATtgatattaaaagcaaaaaagcaaaaatccccACTCTTAATCTCTTAACTAAAAATAGGGAGGAAGAGAATGGTTGCCTGTGACCTTAAAATGAGGCAAATCTTTATAAATACTAATTCTAAAGCTTTAGTTTGGCATTCTGAGATACGCAGACAGATACTTAGACTCAGGGAAAGGGCTGGAAAAAGGAATTTCTCTGCCTAAGGAAGTAGGATGTTGGCTTTTGCTGTCCATAGGAAAGTCAAAACAAAGGTataaagaatgaaggaagaaggCCAAGCCCCATGCAGGATAGGGAAATGGTGGGAGAACCTTAAGAACACAGGCGTCTGATGTTCAATTTTATGGTGGCTGTGTTTCTTGAAAGTAAATCCCTCCATTTCCCCCAAACTTTCTTTGAAGTCTCCTGGATGCGTAAGCTTTGGATTTCTCTACTCAACCCTGCACACCATCAGATAAGAACAACTTCTGAATCCTGACTGGGTTGACCTGGGTGGAAAAGGGACAGCAGGACTGAGAGAGGGAGACAATCCCAAAGTAACACTGTTCAGAGGAGTGGAATCAGCGGTGAGCGCAAGAGCCTGTCTCCTAGGGATTTTCAGGTTATAAGGAGGGCAGTGACCTTTACATAACCCACGGAATTGGGAGGTAGTAGAGGGTTGAGCCAATTTCACATTTATCTTAAAGGACAGGGTAACTCCAGCTGACAGTTGGACACAGATATTTCTGTGCCCTTGATAGACatatttttaaggattaaaaagcTGCCATACCCAGGATAATAAGGAAGTTGAAGGGAGTGCCTAAGTTTAtccaaagtaaaaaatatttccacTCCTAAATAAAGCTAGCTGAGAAACACTGTTGCTCTGATGTCAATGTGCTAATTATACACTCAGCAGACATGGCAGGTACAAAGATTAAATTCACCCATGAAAAAGTAAAAGGGGAAAGGCGAGGGATCAAGTTTCCCAGCTATGCAAATCCCCCTGTAACTGCCAGGCAGCCTCAGGTAGACCTAAGCAACATTGAATTCAGTGTCACCAAGTGAAACCAAGGTTATTTTGTTTAGGTTGTTCTCCTCATTGTTGTGGCTTCCAGATCAGAGGCTTGTCTGAATGATACCATATCTCCATCAGACATCCTGGACTGGAGCTGGCCTTGTGGATGTATCCATGTCTGGGTCAGCAATCCAAATGCTGTTCCTAACTGGCTTCCAAGGGGTCTTGCTATGGAACACATCTTCACACAGCCAGTAGATACAGGAACGTGATCGATTTTCTCCCCCACATGCCTATACTGAGAGGCACTATGGCCTACTCAGTGGTCTTCAGACTTGGGTATTTGTACCCCTGGAGATATGCAAAGGTTTTTCTAAGGATATAAAGAGACACTTTCATATGaagtatttcctaaaataaattttcctgaGAACTAGTGTAGGCAAAGGTCTACATTACTGGCTCCATTGTACAGTGCTCCAAGATACCAAAGGGGATAGGTGAAATATTGGTATTGGGGTGAAAACACGAATGACTGAgtaacaaattctttttcaggttGGGTAGTTTCCAGTGTGATGCTTTGAAGAAAATTGAAGGAGAATC
This window of the Camelus ferus isolate YT-003-E chromosome 30, BCGSAC_Cfer_1.0, whole genome shotgun sequence genome carries:
- the ELAC1 gene encoding zinc phosphodiesterase ELAC protein 1 isoform X1; this translates as MSMDVTFLGTGAAYPSPTRGASALVLRCEGECWLFDCGEGTQTQLMKSQLKAGRITKIFITHLHGDHFFGLPGLLCTISLQSGSVVTKQPIEIYGPAGLREFIWRTMELSHTELVFPYVVHELVPTADQCPPEELKEFVFVNRADSPPKEGQGRTILLDSEENSYHLVDDEQFVVKAFRLFHRIPSFGFSVVEKKRPGKLNAQKLKDLGVPPGPAYGKLKNGISVVLENGVTISPQDVLKKPIVGRKICILGDCSGVVDDGGVKLCFEADLLIHEATLDDTQMDKAKEHGHSTPQMAAAFAKLCQAKRLVLTHFSQRYKPVALAREGETDGIIELKKQAESVLDLQEVTLAEDFMVIGIPIKK
- the ELAC1 gene encoding zinc phosphodiesterase ELAC protein 1 isoform X2 → MSMDVTFLGTGAAYPSPTRGASALVLRCEGECWLFDCGEGTQTQLMKSQLKAGRITKIFITHLHGDHFFGLPGLLCTISLQSGSVVTKQPIEIYGPAGLREFIWRTMELSHTELVFPYVVHELVPTADQCPPEELKEFVFVNRADSPPKEGQGRTILLDSEENSYHLVDDEQFVVKAFRLFHRIPSFGFSVVEKKRPGKLNAQKLKDLGVPPGPAYGKLKNGISVVLENGVTISPQDVLKKPIVGRKICILGDCSGVVDDGGVKLCFEADLLIHEATLDDTQMDKAKEHGHSTPQMAAAFAKLCQAKRLVLTHFSQRFKKRR